tcGGATTTCTTAAAAATGGACAATAtcgagatttttttttatatgtatctcCCAGCCCTAGCATCTACACAAGCACTAAAATCCCCAAGACGACCAAACACAACAATCTCAGTCTTATTTTCATTAAGACAAAGAAAGTTCTTATCCAGCCATATTTTTAAATCTCTCAGGCAAGTAAGTAATGACAGAAATGAAGCTTTGTCATTTGTTTTGACATGCAAATAAATGTGTACATCATCCACATAACAGTGGTGATATTTTGCTTTCTAAAAATATAACCCACGGGCagcatatacaaagaaaacaacataGGGCTCAATACTGACCCTTGGGAGACACCACAAAAAAGTGTGTCTTCCAAGACGTAATAAGAAAGAATCTACAAAGAAGTGCAAATCTTATacactattatattttatgtagattggttttattttaaaacttgcaATGATACTTGGGATAGTCTGGGCCACAAATGATGCATTTGTTTTAGCTTTCATTGCCCAGAAAACAAAGGACACATTTCGTGACCGCATTTGATGGAGCAGTATTTGAAGAATGCAGCCTCTGAATTGGGATACAGCTTGTCTTGTGAAAAAGAAAATAGATCGCTCTTTTGcagtaatgtttttgattttattGCAGTGGCGAACCTCGCGGAGGCATGTTTGAAGGCAGAGATGGCCCAAGACCTGACTTCAGAGGTCGAGATAGCATGAACATGGACAGGTCACCTATGGACATGAGGCGGTTCGACTGCCCACCTGATATGAGAGGACGAGACATGGGTCTTCATGACCCAGGAAGAGAGCCTTCTAGAGACTTTTTCAGACCTGGAGATGAAATGGAAATGAATTTTCGAAGGCGCTTTGAAATGGATCAGAGAAACAACCTTCAGAATCCTCCAGGTCTTATGGGTCAATCCAGGCCTCCGATGGATATGGATGGCAGAGACATGCAAGGTGGTAATATGAGGGGTCCAGAGGACAGATTCATGAAtatgagggagagggagagattcCAGATGGATATGCCTGGGCTTCCCCCCATGGACATCAGGAGGAGACTTGCTATGGTGGCTATGGGTGGAAATGGAGATCATGGGGACATGAGAGACAGGGAGAGGCCACGGATGGGTGGCATTGATGGGTTCAATATGGACATGCCTCCCAGAGACAGACCGATGATGGATTTTGACAGGCGAGGTGTCACCCCTCCAATTATTCCAAGAGGAAGGTTTGAATCTGATATGGATCTAAGAAACCGCATGGGATCCTCCAATGATTTCAGAGAGCAGCCTCCTCAGATGTTTCGAGACCATGATGGCCTTCCCATGGATATCAGAGGAAGACCTGAAGTTCCTTTGGGTCGTGGTGGCCCAGAACCCATGATCAGTGGCGATGAGATGACCCTCAGAGACAGAGAATTCCCAGAGTCGATGGACAGTCCCATGGGCTtcagagggagagaaagtgaatcGCTCTCAGATGAGTGGCACGAGCATGGCATGAGAGACCGTGACCCTCTTCCGCCGATGATGGGCAGAACGCCACCACTTTTCCCGAGAGAGATGAAAGACAAGTTCTTCTCTAACCATGGAAAAGATGTGGACTTTGGAGAAAATTCCCAGTTCAAAGACCGAGACAGGCAGTCTGGGTTTCTGGGAAAAGCTGGCACAGGCTTTAATCGATCAGAAAGAGACTGCAAAAATATTCCTAGTGATTTCCCAGTCAGAGATCCAACTCAGAAGCCCTCACTTCTTCCACCGGTTCCCCCTCTAAATGCCAAAAGTAGAGATGGAGATAAACTCTGGCCAGGTGACCGAGATGAAAAGCCTGACAGAACTGCACCAGCAGGAAGTAGACCTCCATATTTCCAAGACAAGAACCAGTCAAATCGAGAGCATCATTTCGCCAGTGATCGAGTGCCCTTTAAGGGATCTAGTGACATGGCTTTAGATCAGGGACCACAGAGAGAGAGCTTGTCAAGGCCAAAGGAACCCCAGACTAATAGAAGTGAGCGTCAGGATCAGGATTATCGAGACATTGATTATCGCACCAGCTCAGGACGCAAATATGACTACAGTCTTGAAGATCTTCAAGGACCCGAGAAAGACATGAAGGAATCCAAACTTGTTCCAACTCAACGACCAGACGACTCTGGTTCTCAGGTTAGAATTTGTctattgtttttctttaatgaaaaGCAAGACAAGTTTCTATTCAACTTATTTTTTCCAATAAGCagtatgtatataaattaatgttttccgaataaacacatttatttactcTCTTGCCTTTTCATCAGCTTAATACTTTTTATTCTCAGTgggaaaataaaacaacagaaacTTATTTTCAGATTGGATGGTAATTCATGTAAAAGTTAGTATAACATTTCTTTTCACAGCTCATATAATAGCTTGTGGACTAGTACAGAAAACGTAATGTGAATTCAAACGCGCTAGCACAGATTGACTTGTAAATTATCCAAATGTTTAAACTCTACTGTGAATTTTGAAATTAAGGACCAGGATTACAGGAGTGCAAGTGTTCAGGATCAAGTCTCAAAGACAATTGCCATCTCTGGAATTCCTAAAACTGCCACAATGCAACAGGTAAGCAAGATGTAATTATTCAGACTTTGGTTGTTTACatacttggtaacactttattttaaggtgttcttgtaacacattttacatgtacttactattataataacaattaattatgcataattacattcaAATAAGCCTAAGCCAAAcccaaatcctaaccctaactatataataagtacatgtagttaattaatattactcagtacttctttgtataattacactgtaacaaggagaataaagtgtaaccacatacttaaaaaagaaaaaaaaacatttctttgcaTTCTAAAACCAACACCGTCAGTTACCTAAATGATTGTCAATGTAAATTTGAcatcagttattttttttctttcatagatTCTGGATGCTTTTGCAGTCCGTGATGGTGTTCCAATGCAGGGCATGAAAATAAGGGATGTTGTGCCAGGTGAGATTTTGTTCGTTGTAAACATTGATGATCGATTCGCAACCACATCGCTATTCGCTCTCTGAATCTTACGCTCACTGTCTCTTTTACATCGATTGTACTCTCTGCATCTAAGACGCTTTTGTTTTCTAAAGAAAATGTTCATCAGTATTTCGAACATGTTACAGGATCTCTTGTTGTCCCTTTTCCCAATGTTCTTGTTTGGGAGGATGAATTTTCCCTGTGCAGCTTCCATCTTCAAAGTGGCATGCGCTTAGAGGGAATTTTGGAATTTCTTAAACGTGGTTACCTTTTTAAACAAGCCATTAACTGTCGAAACACACATACCAACTGCCACAACTTTGTGATGTGAAATGTCACTGCAAAATATTCCTCTCTGGGTTCAGCTGATAAAGGTTtcagtgtttttgttctttttttttatatgccaGAATAGTTTATTTTCTTCACAAAAGACTTTGTCATTCAGCTAATATGCTTTTTGATGTTCCATGGAAAACCTGAAAATATCCGGAAATgtaaaagatttttataaatgttggatgaatattataaatataataaaatcattcTTTGCCAGTGTCTCCACAAGTCACGGGaaaaagaaaattttaatatGCTGTATTTAATTAGAGAATTATCTTTCATTCTTTAAAGCATCTTTAAATTTGCAGTGAAGAGAGCAACCTCTTCagatttagttgttttttttcccagttaatccaattacattttttttttgtgcttttttattgttttaactttatttttttatttttgaaagtttgTTGGAAAATAAACATGGGTCTAATATAATGTGTTTTAGATGTTAGATGTGATTAGATAAGCCTCTttctactattattatttttataaatttttataaatgtatgtctTGGCCTCTGAGTTGAGGCTACTACGATTCTTCTCGATTGAATTCAAACAATTAAAAGctgttaatgaaataaaatgtgaccGCAAATTCGATTTGTGATGTCCTGTGAAACGAACCACTGCTTTTTTCTCTTGAAAAGTCTCCTATTTACCTGCAATAACTAACTCAAACCCATCTGTATTTCAAATGCTGTTCCCAGGTTACAGCTACGATATGGCCTATGTGGAGTTTTTAAACCTCGAGGATGCTGTCCACTTCATGGAGTCCAACCAGGTGGCCCATCCTCGTCATTCTACAACGGCTCTGTCTGCTAACAGGAAGAAGGCTTGGGCCTGGGGAGGGGGAGGTGGCTGGGCTTTGGGTGGAAATGGGGTAGATGGGACATGAGACCTTCAAGGGAACATTTTTCCCACTTATTAATCATGACCAATTTAACCACGCCACTTAGCTTGCAGCATTAACTTTTAGACGTAGCAAGTGAGTGTAGTAGTAAGGAATCCGCTATTCTTTGATGATCGCCATAGGTGTGTTAGCTGATTGTGCTGAACCTTTACAATTCGCTGTTTTTAACTTCTTATTCAAAAGAATTTATAGATTTATGAATAGATACTGATTTGGAATTGGATTTGCATCTATGCATAAACTTGTGCAACCTTTTTCTTCAACTCTCAGGTGGTAGTACACCAGACCCTTGATATTTCATTCATTGTTTTCAacagtataatattttatttccctTATTTGACCATCTTGAGGTTATGATCTTCCGATCACTTTTTACTTGCTCCCACTGGCATATTCAGAAGTGGCAAACTAAACATTCTTCTTTGGCCTACCTTTTATTTTCTTACATTATAGTGATTCAGCATTGGATATGCAAGATTGCAAATGCTCCATGAATCTTCCTTTTGTAGATTTTCATGATGTGCTGACCTAAAAGGAAAGTGGTAGCTGAATTTCTGATGAACAGGTTGTTCTGTGGTTGTAGGTAAAGCATTATGCTGTTATGCATTCTTCACCAGCAACAATCAGTATTATTCTTGTGCTGGGTCAACATTTATCCCTTATCCTTCATTCTTATGGAATTACAGAGTTCCTGAACTCTTCTCTTTGGTTCCGCTTGCAGCCTGAATTTTCCATTCTTCTTTCAATGGATTGTGATTTAATCATCTTGAGTTGGGGTGTTTTATCGCTTCCAGCACAGCAAGCTTGTTCTTTTATTCCTGTTTACTCCATCTTGACCAACTTCATGGTTGTTGAATATCTGGATGTATAGTGAGATCCATGGTGATGTTTTTTAGGATAATCCAGACTTTGATAATCGGGACTTGTTTGTACTAGTAGTATTTTGAAATTTCTAAAGAAACTTGCACTATAAATGTAAGGCGAGTACAGGAACTAGAGGTTTGCTTGGGTTGTGTTGTGCTGAAACTTGAATACCATGTGGTTTGCACTGGTTGGATTattatatacccccccccccctccgtTTTCTTAAATATCTGACAAAGTACCTTTCAGAGAAGAATCTTGCTCCGGGTTCTTGTTTCTTCCGGAACTAGTTTCTCTGCTTGCCAACTAGCAGGATaacttatatagttttttttttacttggtgaGACCCTTAAAAACAAATTTCTACAACAAGTAACTGCGACAGTGATGGTGGGTAAGATGTCATAAAATGTTGATCACATTACATTGTTAGGTCATTTACCTAGAATGTTCTTTCCACATAAATGCTGAAGATCCCGTACCAAACAGTATTTTTCTTTGATCAGGCATGAACTGGGATTTTCACAGTGGGTCAGTCAACTTATGGACTGTATTTTGAAACCTGAAATTTTTttatgaacaaatatatatatatatatagtaaaaagagAAAAGCTTGGTGTCCTAGTATAGATAGAATGTCACTGCTGTTTTGACTCTCCATTGTTAAAGTGAATTGCGATCTAGCGATTAACTTTTTCCAAGCTGCTCTCCTCTTACCTGTCtgcttaattttttcacttgaaagaAGCCAGACTTTCTTTATTCATCCTGTTACAGATGAATGTGCATTCATTTGTGTGGTGAATATGCTTCTCATATGTACATTGACATTACTAGTTACATTTTTCAGTTATACTTTGAGGTTAGCATTCAAATTAAAGTGCTAGTACATAAACAGCACCCATATAGCCACAAAATTTTGCacaatattttactttaattttcacgctttagtattttaaaaaggcagatgaaaaaaaaaaaaccccagctAACTTAATCCAAAAATGGTCGTAAGTAAAGCCCAGGGGTCCGTTCTTCATACATTGCTTAATACATCTGAGATGATTTGACAGATGCTAGATCTTGTAATCGTGATAACTGATCTCTGGCTAGTTTGGTTCTTCAAACAAGTTAGCAGATTAGATTAAAATATCTGGATTAAGTTATCTGAGATTACTCTGTGTTGTTATGTTCATTGGAAAGGGTAGATAAATGATACTCAGCCATGATCAGCAATGCAGTGATTTGCTGGTCGCAAAACAGAaatgtaatgacatcatataattaaGATCAAAGTAACAGCCAAGTGAGCAAAATGacagttgcatttttttaatgtcatgATTTTGTAATTGGCCATTCACTTAATTTTGAAGTGGATTTGCTATACGTGACAGGGTTTAAATTAATTGTGCGTCATAAAAGCAAATTAATGCACGGCTCAGACTTAGACAAATTGTACGTATACGTGTcactataataaaataattttttcctttatgaataaatctctgaGTAAAACtatcatgtttatttttgtagatttacacatttcaacttttctaaataactttttttttttttttttttaataaattggttTTAAAAGTACTCTTGTAAGAAAATAACAATGGTTGGGACAGAGTTTCAGTATTCCCTTCACTTAAAACAGTGCAGAGCAGGTTTGAGCTAACAAACTTGTTGCTATGACGGCAACTCctggatgagcttcgaagaacctaACAGTCCTGGATCATGTCAGATCATCTACAATAAAATCCAGCTAACGGAGTAATCCACGTACGAAGAACAGACCCCAGATCAGATCTGCCTGTGTTTATGCCCTCAGATGGGCAAATAGGAAataccttttcttttttgttgttagGTTGGGTTGGTGTTTTGGGGAAGCTATCAGTTACTTAACATTGAGAGACTCTCTTCCTGTTTTCTAGGGGTCTGTTAAGGTTGGTGACAAGACTGCTCTGCTCAAATATATTCAACCTGACAAAAATGTGAAAGAACAGGTGAGTTTCCTCTTTGGTAGATCTTAATATGTATTGATCTTAATTATGATGCAACGCATCTATTAGTGTGATTGACATccttacatttattttggattgCAGCATCATGATCCACCAGCTAACACCGCTCCAGCCAGCGATGATGGTTTGTTACCGAATCCAGTCCAACCACTGAATATAACGGAGGATACCGATACAAAGCCTGTGCAGGATCCTGTCTCTCAAGGTGTGTGGCAGAGAAGCTCCAACTTGACTCCTGAAGCATGGCAACAGCAAGTGGACCAACAGCTACAACAGCAGGATGTGGCGCAACAGGCAGAGGAATGGACCAATCAGAAAGCATCTCGCCAAAAACTGCAGCACTCTGATCCAATCTTCAAGGAGAGCAAGAGTAAGTGATGTCAGCTGTGAATTAGGGAAACGAGTGAACAAAAGTAGGATACAGATTGTTCTTAAgtttcatgtttattttcagCAATGATTATTAAGAACATTTTGCCTACCACCACTGTGGAGACCATTCTGCAAGCACTCGATGCATTTGCATACCTGGATGAGCGCAA
This genomic window from Carassius gibelio isolate Cgi1373 ecotype wild population from Czech Republic chromosome A6, carGib1.2-hapl.c, whole genome shotgun sequence contains:
- the LOC128015831 gene encoding RNA-binding protein 10 isoform X2, whose translation is MWNGLRPGPRGGMPFRGEPRGGMFEGRDGPRPDFRGRDSMNMDRSPMDMRRFDCPPDMRGRDMGLHDPGREPSRDFFRPGDEMEMNFRRRFEMDQRNNLQNPPGLMGQSRPPMDMDGRDMQGGNMRGPEDRFMNMRERERFQMDMPGLPPMDIRRRLAMVAMGGNGDHGDMRDRERPRMGGIDGFNMDMPPRDRPMMDFDRRGVTPPIIPRGRFESDMDLRNRMGSSNDFREQPPQMFRDHDGLPMDIRGRPEVPLGRGGPEPMISGDEMTLRDREFPESMDSPMGFRGRESESLSDEWHEHGMRDRDPLPPMMGRTPPLFPREMKDKFFSNHGKDVDFGENSQFKDRDRQSGFLGKAGTGFNRSERDCKNIPSDFPVRDPTQKPSLLPPVPPLNAKSRDGDKLWPGDRDEKPDRTAPAGSRPPYFQDKNQSNREHHFASDRVPFKGSSDMALDQGPQRESLSRPKEPQTNRSERQDQDYRDIDYRTSSGRKYDYSLEDLQGPEKDMKESKLVPTQRPDDSGSQDQDYRSASVQDQVSKTIAISGIPKTATMQQILDAFAVRDGVPMQGMKIRDVVPGYSYDMAYVEFLNLEDAVHFMESNQGSVKVGDKTALLKYIQPDKNVKEQHHDPPANTAPASDDGLLPNPVQPLNITEDTDTKPVQDPVSQGVWQRSSNLTPEAWQQQVDQQLQQQDVAQQAEEWTNQKASRQKLQHSDPIFKESKTMIIKNILPTTTVETILQALDAFAYLDERNVRLVKGKSPGSKCFCFVDMDSHEHVTRLVELLTKPRPIMIDGVRVYAEVAKPLKNQNYRRENDKSNTSLLGFPPDVMMFQQPQHYPQPSHTTMGVAPTIRGDPMGADATLSSAAIPTSSLTQGVMYSETTAMAQSVQTAEQQTAALSDTALPGAEESIDGYSYGSEAPELSAFLYDATSGFYYDPQTTLYYDPNSRYFYDAQNQQYLYWDSALKTYIPVQSSSTEGQELAPEAAVPMATAAEVIATPITEEEVKAVTESVPEVQVEEEPAPRAEKKEKEKEEKPRSLAAFKIMKDMERWAKIQNRQKEIVRSPSPLLKSGGDDQRPSKAADAAFAVFERKVTGADELFKKPLAPPKQKDEKSSKRPMGSLGMLAADYGAGSDEEEEEKHEKQEAAQPAKSQPQADEKEDRLTDWKKMACLLCRRQFPNKDALIRHQQLSDLHKQNMEIHLKIKRSKRELEALESQEKEMKVKQPNGSPEAKRRKSQNTWAGSSRGSHKGSERPGLGLETAERKKKEPVVWNHATYKQAVRKAMFARFNELD
- the LOC128015831 gene encoding RNA-binding protein 10 isoform X1, yielding MWNGLRPGPRGGMPFRGEPRGGMFEGRDGPRPDFRGRDSMNMDRSPMDMRRFDCPPDMRGRDMGLHDPGREPSRDFFRPGDEMEMNFRRRFEMDQRNNLQNPPGLMGQSRPPMDMDGRDMQGGNMRGPEDRFMNMRERERFQMDMPGLPPMDIRRRLAMVAMGGNGDHGDMRDRERPRMGGIDGFNMDMPPRDRPMMDFDRRGVTPPIIPRGRFESDMDLRNRMGSSNDFREQPPQMFRDHDGLPMDIRGRPEVPLGRGGPEPMISGDEMTLRDREFPESMDSPMGFRGRESESLSDEWHEHGMRDRDPLPPMMGRTPPLFPREMKDKFFSNHGKDVDFGENSQFKDRDRQSGFLGKAGTGFNRSERDCKNIPSDFPVRDPTQKPSLLPPVPPLNAKSRDGDKLWPGDRDEKPDRTAPAGSRPPYFQDKNQSNREHHFASDRVPFKGSSDMALDQGPQRESLSRPKEPQTNRSERQDQDYRDIDYRTSSGRKYDYSLEDLQGPEKDMKESKLVPTQRPDDSGSQDQDYRSASVQDQVSKTIAISGIPKTATMQQILDAFAVRDGVPMQGMKIRDVVPGYSYDMAYVEFLNLEDAVHFMESNQGSVKVGDKTALLKYIQPDKNVKEQHHDPPANTAPASDDGLLPNPVQPLNITEDTDTKPVQDPVSQGVWQRSSNLTPEAWQQQVDQQLQQQDVAQQAEEWTNQKASRQKLQHSDPIFKESKTMIIKNILPTTTVETILQALDAFAYLDERNVRLVKGKSPGSKCFCFVDMDSHEHVTRLVELLTKPRPIMIDGVRVYAEVAKPLKNQNYRRENDKSNTSLLGFPPDVMMFQQPQHYPQPSHTTMGVAPTIRGDPMGADATLSSAAIPTSSLTQGVMYSETTAMAQSVQTAEQQTAALSDTALPGAEESIDGYSYAGSEAPELSAFLYDATSGFYYDPQTTLYYDPNSRYFYDAQNQQYLYWDSALKTYIPVQSSSTEGQELAPEAAVPMATAAEVIATPITEEEVKAVTESVPEVQVEEEPAPRAEKKEKEKEEKPRSLAAFKIMKDMERWAKIQNRQKEIVRSPSPLLKSGGDDQRPSKAADAAFAVFERKVTGADELFKKPLAPPKQKDEKSSKRPMGSLGMLAADYGAGSDEEEEEKHEKQEAAQPAKSQPQADEKEDRLTDWKKMACLLCRRQFPNKDALIRHQQLSDLHKQNMEIHLKIKRSKRELEALESQEKEMKVKQPNGSPEAKRRKSQNTWAGSSRGSHKGSERPGLGLETAERKKKEPVVWNHATYKQAVRKAMFARFNELD